Genomic DNA from Streptomyces sp. GS7:
GGCAGTACGAACGACGGGTCGGGGGCGAACGGCTGCGGCTGCTGCACGGGATAGCCGTACGTCGGGGCGGGCTGCGGCGGTTGCAGGTGCGGCGGCATGTGCTGCGGGTAGCCGTACGCGGGCGGCTGCTGGGGCGCGTACGGGGGCTGCTGAGGCGGGCCAGGGTAGCCGTAGGCGGGGGGCTGCGCCGGCGGCGGCGGAACGTGCTGCGGGTAGCCGTAGCCGGCGGTGGGCGGCGGTGCCGCGGGGGCCGGGGGCAGCGGGGCGGCCGAGAACGGCTCCGGCATCCGGTCCGGCACATGCTGGGTGACGGCATCCGGGCCGGCCGCCGGATACGCCGGCGGGCCCCCCGGGGACGACGGCGCGACGGCCTCTTCGGGCCAGGCGCTGGGCGGCGGGGAGGTGGGGGTGGCCGGTCCGGGGACCTGTGGCGCGCCGGGGGCGGGCCGCTCGACGGCCTCCGTGGGGACGTCGTCCGGCGGGGCCGGGGAGGGTTCCGCCGCTCCCGGCGGGTCCGTGCGGCCGGCGGGCGGATCGTTCTCGTCGACCGAGATCCCGAACTCCGTCGCCAGGCCGACCAGCCCGCTCTCGTACCCCTGCCCCAGCGCGCGGAACTTCCAGCCGTCGCCGCGCCGGTAGAGCTCCCCGCAGATCAGCGCCGTCTCCTCGCCCGTGTCGGGCACTACGTCGAAGACCGCGACCGGTTCGGCGCCCTCCGTCGCCGCGTCGTACAGCAGAACACGCAGATCCGGTACGTCCGCGAAGGTGCCGCCGTCCGACGACGCGGTGAGGACGACCCGGTCCACCGCCGGGTCGAGCGGAGCGAGGTCCGCCTCGATGCTGTCGGTGAGGTGGTCGCCGAGCCGGGACTTGGGCAGGTGCCGGACCAGGCCGCTGGGGTGCCTCGGCTGGTTGTAGAAGACGAAGTCCTCGTCCGAGCGCACGCGTCCTTCCGGTCCCACGAGCAGGGCCGAGGCGTCGACGTCGGGGACGTCGGCGCCGGGGGTCCAGCGCAGGACGGCCCGTACCGCCGTGGCGTCGAGGGGTACGTTCGACCCTTTCAGCATCGCGTGCGTCATGCGGCAATCCTGCCTTCCCACACCTCGCAGCGACAACGCGGGGGCCCGGCCCGCGCGCCGGACCCGCGGCCCGCCCGTACACCTGGACGCCGGGCCGGGGTCACGGAATTTCGTTGCGGCGGGAACTTTCGGTACCCCCACACACGTACGATTATCGGCTGGATCCAGACAGCGAGACGTCACGGGGGTGCCCGGGTCCCGCTGGTATGCGGGGAGTTGTATGCGTCACTTCGGGCATCTTGCGCCTGACATCCGGAAGGCTCTGTTCCACGAGGAACCGGTGGAGTTCACCGCCGATTCCCCGGCCCGTACGCTCGCGGCCGCCCTGGGCGCCACGCTCTACAGCCCCGCCACCCGCCCGCGGCTCGCCGCCGACGTCCTCAAGCAGGCCGGGCGCGGGGTCGTGTCCATGGTGCTGTGCCTCGAAGACTCCATAGGAGACGCGGACGTGGCGGCCGGCGAGGAGAACCTCGTCCGGCAGCTCGGACTGCTCGACGCGGCAGCCGAGGCGGGCGCGGACCTGCCGCTGCTGTTCGTCCGCGTCCGTGAACCGGACCAAATACGGGACCTGGTAGGGCGGTTGGGGCCCGCCGTGCGCAGGCTGTCCGGTTTCGTACTTCCGAAGTTCACCGAGGAACGGGGCACGCCCTTCCTGGAGGAGCTGGCCGCCGCCGAATCCGCCTGCGGGCGGCGGCTGTTCGCGATGCCGGTGCTCGAATCCCCGCAGCTGCTGCACCTGGAGAGCCGCGCCGCGACGCTCCGGGGCATCGCCAGGGCCGTCGGCGCCCACCGCGACCGGGTGCTCGCCCTGCGGCTCGGCGTCACGGACTTCTGCTCCGCCTACGGGCTGCGCCGGGCGCCCGACATGACCGCGTACGACGTGCAGATCGTCGCCTCCGTGATCGCCGACGTGGTGAACGTCCTCGGCCGCGCGGACGGCAGTGGCTTCACGGTCACCGGCCCGGTGTGGGAGTACTTCCGGCTGCACCAGCGGATGTTCAAGCCGCAGCTGCGCCGCACCCCGTTCGTGGGGGAGGCCGAGGAGCTGCGCAACGCGCTGATCGAGCACGACATGGACGGGCTGCTGCGCGAGATCGAGCTCGACCGGGCGAACGGACTGGAGGGCAAGACCTGCATCCACCCCTCGCACGTCGCCCCCGTGCACGCCCTCTCGGTCGTCAGCCACGAGGAGTTCAGCGACGCCGGCGACATCCTGCGGCCCGAGCAGGGCGACGGCGGGGTCCTGCGCTCCGCCTACACGAACAAGATGAACGAGGTGAAGCCGCACCGTGCCTGGGCCGAACGGACCCTGCTGCGCGCCGCGGCGTTCGGCGTGGCGCGGGAGGACGTCGGGTTCGTGGAGCTGCTGACCGCGAGCCTGCCGCCGGCCTGAGGCGCGGCGGACGGGGCGGGAACGGCGGCGAAAGACGAGGGAACAGCGGGAACAGCGGCCCAGCAACAGCAGGAACAGCAGGAACAGCAAGGATGGCGGGAACGGCATGAGCGGCACGAAGGGTACGTACGGCACCGAGGAGGAGACGGCACGCGAGGTGTGGACGGGGGAGTGGGTCGCCGGGCGGCTCGGGGTCGCGCTGAGCGGCGCGGACGAGCTGCCCGAACTGCTCGGGCTGGCGCTGCGCCGCAACCCCAAGCGGGCCCACCTCCTGGTGTCGAACGTGCTCGGCAAGCACGTCCCGCAGCGCCCGGACGTGGTCCACGGCGCCGGCGTCGGACTCGGGCGCCGGGTGCGCGCGCTGCTCGGGGACGAGGCCGCCGCCCGCTCCGTCGTCCTGGGATACGCCGAGACCGCCACCGGACTGGGGCACTCGGTCGCCGACGGGCTGGGCTCGGCACCGTATCTGCACTCCACCCGGCGGCCGGTGCCGGGCGTCGACCGGGTGGGCGGCTTCGAGGAGGAGCACAGCCATGCGACCTCCCATCTGCTGCTCCCCGAGGACCGCGAACTCCTCGCCGGTGGCGGCCCGTTGGTGCTCGTCGACGACGAGTTCTCCACCGGGCGCACGGTCCTGAACACCCTCCGGGCGCTGCACGCGCGCTTCCCGCGCGACCGCTATGTCGTCGTCGCCCTGGTCGACATGCGATCCGCCGGGGACCGCGACCGGCTGGCGGAGTGCGCGGCCGAACTGGGCGCCCGCGTCGACCTGGTGTTCCTGGCCGCGGGCGGCGTTCGGCTGCCCGCGGACGTCCTCGCGCGCGGCCGGGAGCTGGTCGCCGCCCATGAGGTGGCCCGCACCGCGGCGGTCCCGCCGCGGTCCGGCCGGGGCGCCGGCGCCGTACGGATCGACCTCGGCTGGCCCGAGGGGCTGCCGGACGGTGGACGGCACGGCTTCACCCCGGAGCACCGGGCGCGCCTGGAGGCCGGGCTGCCGGCCATGGCCGCCCGGATCGCCGAGCACCTGGCGGGCGCCCGCCGCGTCCTCGTCCTCGGCAACGAGGAGCTGATGTACGCACCGCTGCGCCTCGCCGGGGCCCTCGACGACCGGATCGGCGGCGGCGCGGGCGACCGGGCCGTGCACTTCTCGACCACCACCCGCTCCCCGGTGCTCGCCATCGACGACCCCGGCTACGCGATACGCACCCGGCTGGCCTTCCCCGCCCACGACCGGCCGGCGGACGGGCCCGGGGAGCGCTACGCCTACAACGTCGCCCCCGGCACCGACCCGGAGCGCCGCTTCGACGCCGTCGTGGCGGTCGTCGACTCCGAGGGCGACCGGCCCGAACTCCACTGCCCCGGCGGCCTGCTGGACCGCCTCGCCGCCCACACCGACCGGCTGCTGCTCGCCGTCATCCCCGCCTACACCCCGCACCGGCAGGCTCCGGCCGGGCCCCTTCCCGAGCCGCTGCGCGGCCCCGCCTTCTCCTCGTACGCGCCCGACGAGGTGGGTTGGCTGCTCCAGGACCTGTCCTCGGTCACCCTCGAAGCGCCCACCGAGGAGCGCGAGGAGGCCATCCAGAGCGGTGGCGCGCACTACGCGGAGTCGCTGCCGGTCGAGTACCAGCCGAGCGAGGCGTACCAGGCGCTCTTCCGCGGTGCGCTGGAAAGCTCCGCGGGCCGTATCGCACGGGCCGTCGGAACGGTCACCGAGACGGTGCTCCGGGAGCGCGGCCCCCGCCCCGTGCTCGTGTCCCTGGCGCGGGCCGGCACCCCCGTCGGCGTGCTGATGCGCCGCTGGGCCCGGCACGCACACGGCGTGGACCTGCCGCACTACGCCGTCTCGATCGTCCGCGGCCGGGGCATCGACACCACCGCCCTGCGCTGGCTCGCCGACCGGCACGACCCGGCGGACGTGGTCTTCGTCGACGGCTGGACCGGCAAGGGCGCCATCGCCCGCGAACTGGCCCGCGCCCTGGCGGACTTCCCCGGTCTCCCCGGCGTCCCGGGCTTCGACCCGCGGCTCGCGGTGCTCGCCGACCCCGGCGGCTGCGTCGACACCTACGGCACCCGCGACGACTTCCTCATCCCGTCCGCCTGCCTCAACTCCACCGTCTCCGGGCTGATATCGCGCACCGTGCTGCGCGCCGACCTGGTGGGACCCGACGACTTCCACGGCGCCAAGTTCTACCGCGACCTGGCCGGCAGCGATGTCTCCGGTGCCTTCCTGGACTCGGTCGGCGCGCGGTTCGACGAGGTCACCGGGGCGGTCGCCGCGGACGTCGCGGAACTGGCCGCCACCGACCGCACCCCCACGTGGGCGGGCTGGGCGGCCGTCGAGCGGATCAGCGAGGAGTACGGCATCCACGACGTCAACCTCGTGAAGCCCGGCGTCGGCGAGACCACCCGGGTCCTGCTGCGCCGGGTCCCCTGGAAGATCCTCGCGCGGCGCGGCGCCGGAACCGACCTCGACCATGTGCGCCTGCTCGCCGGCCAGCGCGGGGTGCCCGTCGAAGAGGTCGACGAACTCCCCTACACCTGCGTCGGGTTGATCCACCCCCGCTACACCCGCGGGGCCACCGGCGCGGACGGCACGGCGGTGGCCTCCCGATGACCGCACTCGTCGCCAGTGACCTCGACCGCACCCTGATCTACTCCGCCGCCGCACTGGACCTCACCCAGCCCGACGCCGAAGCCCCGCGGCTGCTCTGCGTCGAGGTCCACGACCGCGCACCGCTGTCCTACATGACCGAGACGGCCGCCGTGCTGCTCGCCGACGTCGCCGCCACCGCCACCTTCGTACCGGCCACCACCCGCACCCGGGAGCAGTACCGGCGCATCCATCTCCCCGGCCCGCCCCCGGAGTTCGCCGTCTGCGCCAACGGCGGCCACCTCCTCGTACGGGGCGAGTCCGACCCCGACTGGCGGCGCACGGTCGCCGCCCGGCTCGCGGCGCGGTGCGCCCCGCTGGACGAGATCCGCGGGCACCTGGCCCGCACCGCCGACCCGGCCTGGCTCCGCAAGGAACGCGTCGCCGAGGACCTCTTCGTCTATCTGGTCGTCGAGCGGACGCTGCTGCCGGACGGCTGGGTCGCGGACCTCGCCGACTGGGCCGGCGCCCGCGGCTGGACGGTGTCCCTCCAGGGCCGCAAGATCTACGCCGTGCCGAAGCCGCTCACCAAGAGCGCCGCGGTGGCCGAGGTGGCCCGCCGCACCGGTGCCGCCGAGATCCTCGCGGCCGGCGACTCGCTGCTCGACGCCGACCTGCTGCTGGCGGCGGACCGGGGCTGGCGGCCCGGCCACGGCGAACTGGCCGCAGCCGGCTGGCAGGCGCCCCATGTCACCGCGCTGGAGGCGCGCGGGGCGGCGGCGGGCGAGGAGATCGTACGGGCCTTCCGCGCCGCCGCCGGTGGCTCGCGGAGCGACGGCTGAAGCCGTCGGCACGGACGGCGCTCCGCTAGCCTCCTAGGTCGTCGTGGCGCCGTGCCGTTGCCCGTCCGCACCGGCCGGGACCGCCGCCCGGGATCAGGAGGAGTGCTGGTGGCCGAGTCCAAGAACACGCCGATCACACCGGAGTTGTACGACTACGTCCTTGCGCACAATCCGCCGCTGGACTCCGCGCAGCGCGACCTCGTGGACCTCACCCACGAGCGGTTCCCCGGCGCGGCGGGGATGCAGTCGGCGCCGGAGCAGGGGCCGCTGCTGGCCTTCCTCGTCCGGCTGACCGGGGCGCGGCACGTCGTCGAGGTGGGGACGTTCACCGGCTTCTCCACGCTCTCCATGGCGCAGGCGCTGCCGCGCGGCGGCACGGTGGTCACCTGCGACGTGTCGGAGGAGTGGACGGCGTACGCCCGGGAGGCATGGGCGGCGGCGGGCGTCGCGGACCGCATCGAGCTGCGGATCGCGCCCGCCCTGGAAACCCTCCGGGCGATGCCGCCCGAGCCGCACCTCGACCTGGTGTACCTCGACGCGGACAAGGGCGGCTACATCGCCTACTGGGAGGAGCTGGTGCCCCGGCTGCGGCCCGGCGGCCTGCTGGTCGCCGACAACGTCCTGTACCGGGGCCTGGTCACCAACCCGGCGGCGACCGGACCGGCGCTGGCGATCCGGGAGTTCAACGACCACGTCCGGGAGGACCGGCGCATGGAGTCGGTGATGCTCACCGTGGCGGACGGGCTGACGCTGGCGCGCCGGCGGTAGCGGCTCAGCCGCAGCAGCCGCCGCCGCAGCAACCGCCGCCCCCGCCGCCGCGAGCCGGGGCGGGCGCGGCGGCGGAACCGCCGACCGCGACCGTGGAGAGCAGCTTCACGGTGTCCTCATGGCCTTCCGGGCAGACGGCCGGGGCGGAGGACTCGGCCATCGGCCGGTTCAGCTCGAAGGTGGAGCCACAGGGGCGGCACCGGTATTCGTAACGAGGCATGGCCACAGGTTATCCGCGGTGCCGCTCACCGCACGACGGTGCCGGGCGGCGCGCCCAGCAGGCCCAGCTCCGCGCGGGTGGGCGCGCCCTCCCAGTCGCCCGCCGAGGCGACCGCGAACGCGCCGGTGGCGGCGGCCCGCGCCAGGCGCCCGGCGAGGTCCGCGCCGTCCAGGAGCGCCGAGAGGTAGCCGGCCACGAAGGCGTCGCCGGCGCCCACGGGGTCCACCGCCCGGACCGGGGTGGCCGGCCGGTGGCGGGAGCCGGTGCCGGTGAACGCCGTCGCCCCGGCCGCGCCGTGTGTCACCACCACCTCGCGGACGCCGAGGTCCAGCAGCCGCGCCGCGCCCTCGCCGGGGTCGCCCGGCGGTCCGGGCAGGCACAGCGGCAGCTCGTCGTCGGAGGCGATGACGAGGTCCACGGAGGGCAGCCACTCGCGCAGCACCGCGCCGGCCTCGTCCGCGGTCCAGAGCCGGGCGCGGAAGTTGACGTCCAGGCAGACCAGCGTGGCGTGCCCGCACGCCAGTTGGAGCGCCCGCCGGGCCGTCGCCCGGGCCGTGGGGCCGAGCGCCGGAGTGATGCCGGTCAGGTGCAGGACGCGGGGCGGGGCGGTGGCGAAGGCGCGCTCGATCGCGGACGCGCCGGGCCGGGAGCCGGCCGAACCGGTGCGGTAGTAGTGCACCCGCGTCACGTCCGGCAGCCGCGGCTCGAAGAGGATCAGGCCGGTGGGCGCGCCGCTGTCGGTCGCCGCCCCGCCCACCCCGACGCCCTCGGCCCGCAGCGTACGCAGCACCAGCCGGCCCGCCTCGTCGTCGCCGACCGTGCCCGACCAGTGGACGTCGTGCCCGAGGCGGGCCAGGCCGATCGCGACGTTGCTCTCCGCGCCCGCGATGGAGACCTGCATCGTGCCGCCGAGCCTCAGCGGGCCGCTGCCGCGCAGGGCGACCATCGTCTCCCCGAAGGTGAGGACGTCCGGTCCGACCGCGGGGCCGGACCTCCCGGCGTCGCCCCGTATCGCGTCGTCCGGTTCCGCGCCGTTCCGCATCGCACCTTCCCCCCGGTCTCCTGCCGCTGCTGCTGCCGTCGTTGCCGCTGCCGCCGTCCGCCGTGTCACCATTCCGCGAACGCGCCGTCGTCGTACCGCCAGACCGGGTTCCGCCAGGCGTGCCCGCCCGCCGCGTCCGCCGCCCGTACGGCGCGCTCGTCCACTTCGATCCCGAGGCCGGGCCGGTCGGTCCGCAGGAACGCCCCTTGCTCGAAGCGGAACGGCTCCGGGTCCACGACATAGTCCAGCAGTTCGGCGCCCTTGTTGTAGTG
This window encodes:
- a CDS encoding HpcH/HpaI aldolase/citrate lyase family protein, translating into MRHFGHLAPDIRKALFHEEPVEFTADSPARTLAAALGATLYSPATRPRLAADVLKQAGRGVVSMVLCLEDSIGDADVAAGEENLVRQLGLLDAAAEAGADLPLLFVRVREPDQIRDLVGRLGPAVRRLSGFVLPKFTEERGTPFLEELAAAESACGRRLFAMPVLESPQLLHLESRAATLRGIARAVGAHRDRVLALRLGVTDFCSAYGLRRAPDMTAYDVQIVASVIADVVNVLGRADGSGFTVTGPVWEYFRLHQRMFKPQLRRTPFVGEAEELRNALIEHDMDGLLREIELDRANGLEGKTCIHPSHVAPVHALSVVSHEEFSDAGDILRPEQGDGGVLRSAYTNKMNEVKPHRAWAERTLLRAAAFGVAREDVGFVELLTASLPPA
- a CDS encoding TerD family protein, with the protein product MTHAMLKGSNVPLDATAVRAVLRWTPGADVPDVDASALLVGPEGRVRSDEDFVFYNQPRHPSGLVRHLPKSRLGDHLTDSIEADLAPLDPAVDRVVLTASSDGGTFADVPDLRVLLYDAATEGAEPVAVFDVVPDTGEETALICGELYRRGDGWKFRALGQGYESGLVGLATEFGISVDENDPPAGRTDPPGAAEPSPAPPDDVPTEAVERPAPGAPQVPGPATPTSPPPSAWPEEAVAPSSPGGPPAYPAAGPDAVTQHVPDRMPEPFSAAPLPPAPAAPPPTAGYGYPQHVPPPPAQPPAYGYPGPPQQPPYAPQQPPAYGYPQHMPPHLQPPQPAPTYGYPVQQPQPFAPDPSFVLPPQGPQFQRR
- a CDS encoding O-methyltransferase; its protein translation is MAESKNTPITPELYDYVLAHNPPLDSAQRDLVDLTHERFPGAAGMQSAPEQGPLLAFLVRLTGARHVVEVGTFTGFSTLSMAQALPRGGTVVTCDVSEEWTAYAREAWAAAGVADRIELRIAPALETLRAMPPEPHLDLVYLDADKGGYIAYWEELVPRLRPGGLLVADNVLYRGLVTNPAATGPALAIREFNDHVREDRRMESVMLTVADGLTLARRR
- a CDS encoding phosphoribosyltransferase, encoding MSGTKGTYGTEEETAREVWTGEWVAGRLGVALSGADELPELLGLALRRNPKRAHLLVSNVLGKHVPQRPDVVHGAGVGLGRRVRALLGDEAAARSVVLGYAETATGLGHSVADGLGSAPYLHSTRRPVPGVDRVGGFEEEHSHATSHLLLPEDRELLAGGGPLVLVDDEFSTGRTVLNTLRALHARFPRDRYVVVALVDMRSAGDRDRLAECAAELGARVDLVFLAAGGVRLPADVLARGRELVAAHEVARTAAVPPRSGRGAGAVRIDLGWPEGLPDGGRHGFTPEHRARLEAGLPAMAARIAEHLAGARRVLVLGNEELMYAPLRLAGALDDRIGGGAGDRAVHFSTTTRSPVLAIDDPGYAIRTRLAFPAHDRPADGPGERYAYNVAPGTDPERRFDAVVAVVDSEGDRPELHCPGGLLDRLAAHTDRLLLAVIPAYTPHRQAPAGPLPEPLRGPAFSSYAPDEVGWLLQDLSSVTLEAPTEEREEAIQSGGAHYAESLPVEYQPSEAYQALFRGALESSAGRIARAVGTVTETVLRERGPRPVLVSLARAGTPVGVLMRRWARHAHGVDLPHYAVSIVRGRGIDTTALRWLADRHDPADVVFVDGWTGKGAIARELARALADFPGLPGVPGFDPRLAVLADPGGCVDTYGTRDDFLIPSACLNSTVSGLISRTVLRADLVGPDDFHGAKFYRDLAGSDVSGAFLDSVGARFDEVTGAVAADVAELAATDRTPTWAGWAAVERISEEYGIHDVNLVKPGVGETTRVLLRRVPWKILARRGAGTDLDHVRLLAGQRGVPVEEVDELPYTCVGLIHPRYTRGATGADGTAVASR
- a CDS encoding HAD family hydrolase, encoding MTALVASDLDRTLIYSAAALDLTQPDAEAPRLLCVEVHDRAPLSYMTETAAVLLADVAATATFVPATTRTREQYRRIHLPGPPPEFAVCANGGHLLVRGESDPDWRRTVAARLAARCAPLDEIRGHLARTADPAWLRKERVAEDLFVYLVVERTLLPDGWVADLADWAGARGWTVSLQGRKIYAVPKPLTKSAAVAEVARRTGAAEILAAGDSLLDADLLLAADRGWRPGHGELAAAGWQAPHVTALEARGAAAGEEIVRAFRAAAGGSRSDG
- a CDS encoding FmdB family zinc ribbon protein, which gives rise to MPRYEYRCRPCGSTFELNRPMAESSAPAVCPEGHEDTVKLLSTVAVGGSAAAPAPARGGGGGGCCGGGCCG
- a CDS encoding sugar kinase codes for the protein MRNGAEPDDAIRGDAGRSGPAVGPDVLTFGETMVALRGSGPLRLGGTMQVSIAGAESNVAIGLARLGHDVHWSGTVGDDEAGRLVLRTLRAEGVGVGGAATDSGAPTGLILFEPRLPDVTRVHYYRTGSAGSRPGASAIERAFATAPPRVLHLTGITPALGPTARATARRALQLACGHATLVCLDVNFRARLWTADEAGAVLREWLPSVDLVIASDDELPLCLPGPPGDPGEGAARLLDLGVREVVVTHGAAGATAFTGTGSRHRPATPVRAVDPVGAGDAFVAGYLSALLDGADLAGRLARAAATGAFAVASAGDWEGAPTRAELGLLGAPPGTVVR